A window of the Chthonomonas sp. genome harbors these coding sequences:
- the pheA gene encoding prephenate dehydratase, whose amino-acid sequence MDEAGKSLEELRLGINEVDAQVLALLSERTRLAQEIGDLKGRSDQPYFNPERERDVLERLRDLNEGPLSAKQVAAIFREIMSAARAAERTLRIAFWGPPGTFTHRASLQTFGASAEYFPVDTIGDVFEAVQNSRADYGVVPVENSTAGVVPETLDMFPLSNVKICAETHVEIHHHLISTATSLEQVQRVYAGPQPAAQCRKWLKGNLPWAEIIDMAPTAKAAEKAKSEPNSAAIANSLAAELVDIPILVDHIEDNAHNRTRFLVLGYNEPRRTGRDKTSLMFTLKNKPGELYRALGAFERAEVNLMMIESRPAQRSTFEYIFYTDCAGHHSDAPLLAALDEVRAMALDLQILGSYPA is encoded by the coding sequence ATGGACGAAGCTGGCAAATCGCTTGAGGAATTGAGGCTGGGCATCAACGAAGTGGACGCGCAGGTGCTCGCGCTTCTTTCCGAGCGGACCCGCCTGGCTCAGGAAATTGGCGACCTGAAGGGACGCAGCGACCAGCCCTACTTTAACCCCGAGCGCGAGCGCGACGTGCTGGAGCGGCTCCGCGATTTGAACGAAGGGCCGCTGAGCGCTAAGCAGGTGGCGGCGATTTTCCGCGAGATCATGAGTGCGGCCCGGGCCGCCGAGCGCACGCTGCGCATTGCCTTCTGGGGCCCGCCGGGCACATTCACTCACCGCGCGTCCTTGCAAACGTTCGGGGCGAGCGCCGAATACTTCCCGGTGGACACGATTGGCGACGTGTTTGAGGCGGTCCAAAACTCGCGCGCCGACTACGGCGTGGTGCCGGTGGAGAATTCCACGGCGGGTGTTGTGCCGGAAACGCTCGACATGTTTCCGCTCTCGAACGTCAAAATCTGCGCCGAGACGCACGTCGAGATTCATCACCATCTGATTTCGACCGCGACCAGCCTGGAGCAAGTGCAACGCGTGTATGCCGGTCCGCAGCCCGCCGCGCAATGCCGCAAGTGGCTCAAGGGTAATTTGCCGTGGGCGGAGATTATTGACATGGCGCCCACCGCCAAGGCCGCCGAAAAGGCGAAGTCGGAGCCGAACTCCGCCGCGATCGCCAATTCTCTGGCCGCCGAGTTGGTGGACATTCCTATTTTGGTAGACCACATTGAAGACAACGCGCACAACCGCACGCGGTTTTTGGTGTTGGGATACAACGAACCGCGCCGCACGGGTCGCGACAAGACGAGTCTTATGTTTACGCTCAAGAACAAACCCGGCGAGTTGTATCGCGCGCTGGGTGCGTTCGAGCGGGCCGAGGTGAACCTGATGATGATCGAGTCACGCCCCGCCCAGCGGAGCACGTTTGAGTACATCTTTTACACGGACTGCGCCGGGCACCACTCGGACGCGCCGCTCCTGGCGGCGCTGGACGAGGTCCGCGCGATGGCCCTGGATCTGCAGATTCTTGGCAGCTACCCGGCGTAA
- a CDS encoding lipopolysaccharide biosynthesis protein, which produces MRRWLPKSQFGRDVLTLMTGTAAASVIPLLAQPILSRLYRPEHWGPMGVFEATFSILGILATGRYEQGIVLPEDDQSAAALVRLSVRVNVILTACVALLATLVWLARDGQLRTWVLWVPLAVFSTGLYQTLTFWAIRRRAFPQLAASRFVRQLMVVALWMAFGLLSFGALGLILGLVVGQLLGTLALAWQIWRTDRPIFVLASRADERAVAQRYADFPKYSLASGLLNALAQGLPRFFLYGTFGERGAGNFTFAQKVAIAPLGALGATFADVFKQQAAEQMQRHGNCLPIWRATFRRLVKFAIIPTLVLTIAAPWIFSVVFGPEYREAGVLTQIMGPYACLMLLASPLSRTLIVTENQRLDMFWQIALVLVTGTALAIGTARHDLRLAVILFSAGYAALYVVYLRLSYKLAGNPSAR; this is translated from the coding sequence GTGCGTCGCTGGCTTCCGAAATCCCAATTTGGTCGCGACGTTCTTACCCTGATGACGGGCACGGCGGCGGCCAGCGTCATCCCGCTTTTGGCCCAGCCCATCCTCTCGCGCCTTTACCGCCCGGAACACTGGGGCCCCATGGGGGTGTTCGAGGCGACGTTCTCCATCCTCGGCATTCTCGCCACGGGCCGCTACGAGCAAGGCATTGTCTTGCCCGAGGACGACCAATCGGCGGCCGCTTTGGTACGGCTCAGCGTGCGGGTGAATGTCATCCTCACCGCCTGCGTGGCGTTGCTGGCGACCCTCGTGTGGCTGGCGCGCGATGGCCAACTGCGCACCTGGGTGCTGTGGGTGCCGCTCGCCGTGTTCAGCACCGGCCTCTACCAAACTCTCACCTTTTGGGCGATCCGTCGCCGCGCGTTTCCCCAGCTCGCGGCCAGCCGTTTTGTGAGGCAACTCATGGTCGTCGCGCTCTGGATGGCGTTCGGGCTGCTGAGCTTCGGGGCGCTCGGCTTGATCCTGGGATTGGTCGTCGGGCAACTGCTCGGCACCCTGGCCCTGGCATGGCAGATTTGGCGCACCGATCGTCCCATTTTCGTGCTCGCCTCGCGAGCCGACGAGCGCGCGGTGGCGCAGCGGTATGCGGATTTTCCGAAGTACTCGCTGGCCAGCGGGCTGCTCAACGCGCTGGCGCAGGGATTGCCTCGCTTCTTTCTTTACGGCACGTTTGGCGAGCGCGGGGCGGGCAACTTTACGTTCGCGCAAAAGGTCGCCATCGCGCCGCTCGGTGCGCTCGGTGCCACCTTCGCCGACGTGTTTAAGCAACAAGCCGCCGAGCAGATGCAGCGCCACGGCAACTGCTTGCCGATCTGGCGTGCGACCTTTCGACGCCTCGTCAAATTTGCGATCATCCCCACGTTGGTGCTCACGATCGCCGCGCCGTGGATATTTTCCGTGGTCTTCGGGCCGGAGTATCGCGAAGCGGGCGTGCTCACGCAGATCATGGGGCCGTACGCGTGCCTCATGCTGCTCGCGAGCCCGCTCAGCCGCACGCTGATCGTCACCGAAAACCAGCGCCTCGATATGTTTTGGCAGATTGCATTGGTGTTAGTGACCGGCACCGCGCTGGCGATTGGCACGGCGCGTCACGATCTGCGACTGGCGGTGATCCTGTTCTCAGCGGGCTACGCGGCGCTCTACGTGGTGTACCTGCGGCTCAGCTATAAACTGGCGGGTAACCCCTCAGCCAGGTAA
- a CDS encoding glycosyltransferase — protein sequence MPKRVVHISSAHPAGDPRIFRKECLTLARAGYEVILVVPHAAGDEVIEGVQIRAVPMPSGRRERMLKTAGLCWQKALSLNAALYHFHDPELMRGAMSAAKRGHQVIYDVHEHLGEDLLVATNKPYVPDIARKPLSKFIQWYERRVGDRMAATIPVVESHVDRFAPGKSVVLQNYPIQGELPVVEAIPYEQRPNLAVFSGGLTRDRCAREMVEAIGLVEPRFDASFWVAGTFDDQALLDELAQIPGWKRTEFAGYIKHGDLYRKVVNAKVGLATMAPEKYEQDFSANKIYDYMMAGLPIIASPNRTWIKTLEEHKCGIILRDGSAQALADAMNAMFSDPAGSQQMGENGRRAALEKYTWEAEERKLLALYERLIGPP from the coding sequence ATGCCTAAGCGCGTCGTGCACATTTCCAGCGCGCACCCGGCGGGTGACCCGCGCATCTTCCGCAAGGAGTGCCTTACGCTCGCACGCGCGGGCTACGAAGTGATCTTGGTGGTGCCCCACGCCGCGGGCGACGAAGTGATCGAGGGCGTGCAGATTAGGGCCGTGCCGATGCCGAGCGGTCGCCGGGAGCGCATGCTCAAGACCGCCGGGCTCTGCTGGCAAAAGGCGCTTTCGCTTAATGCTGCCCTGTATCACTTTCACGATCCCGAGCTGATGCGCGGCGCGATGAGCGCGGCCAAGCGCGGCCACCAGGTGATCTACGACGTGCACGAGCACCTCGGCGAAGACCTGCTCGTCGCGACTAACAAGCCTTACGTGCCGGACATCGCGCGCAAGCCGTTGAGCAAGTTCATTCAGTGGTACGAGCGGCGCGTCGGCGATCGCATGGCGGCCACGATTCCGGTGGTCGAAAGCCACGTGGACCGCTTCGCGCCGGGCAAATCGGTGGTGCTGCAAAACTATCCGATCCAGGGCGAGCTGCCGGTGGTTGAGGCGATCCCCTATGAGCAGCGCCCGAACTTGGCGGTGTTTTCCGGCGGACTCACCCGCGACCGATGCGCGCGCGAAATGGTCGAGGCAATCGGCCTCGTCGAGCCGCGATTCGACGCCAGCTTTTGGGTGGCCGGTACGTTCGATGACCAAGCTCTGCTCGACGAACTCGCGCAGATTCCGGGCTGGAAACGGACGGAGTTCGCGGGCTACATCAAGCACGGCGACCTCTACCGCAAGGTCGTCAACGCCAAAGTCGGGCTGGCGACGATGGCGCCCGAAAAGTACGAGCAAGACTTCTCGGCGAACAAGATTTACGACTACATGATGGCGGGATTGCCGATCATCGCCTCGCCCAACCGAACCTGGATTAAGACGCTGGAGGAGCACAAGTGCGGCATCATCCTGCGCGATGGGTCGGCGCAGGCGCTCGCCGACGCGATGAACGCCATGTTTAGCGACCCCGCCGGATCGCAGCAAATGGGCGAAAATGGTCGTCGCGCCGCGCTGGAAAAATACACATGGGAGGCCGAGGAGCGCAAACTGTTGGCGCTATACGAGCGCCTCATCGGCCCGCCATGA
- a CDS encoding glycosyltransferase, producing the protein MRVGLVTIGEPLPTEGENVRLYRTGMLAQELDRAGHEVVWWTSGFDHFKRRFFDGPPVESVWERTQIRKLKSRGYSRNISWRRYRDHLDLAKSLTEDLPQAPRPDVFLCSIPVAEHAEQVLKFAQPHQIPVVLDARDMWPDLFLEYVGVPWLPLAKLALNRAFRSTENAFKRATGLMAHTDHFLEWALEYAGRPMQFHDRVFPFGYHEVPPADEELARARANWDQQGILAGPTRVLYSGQLIDQVNMLPVWAAARANPQVEFLICGDGQSRRKFEQQALGIPNVRFTGWIGLPDLRVLMERSHAGLMPYVPRYSFMCSVPNKANEYMANRLPLIWSMPAGELTDLIAERNIGVTYSAKEPNALAAYIGDLHAAPDAWRQRGENGFALFRERFRAEDIYPAIVRYLEELASKRYP; encoded by the coding sequence ATGAGAGTCGGTCTCGTTACCATCGGCGAGCCTCTGCCCACCGAAGGCGAGAACGTGCGCCTCTACCGAACCGGCATGCTCGCGCAAGAGCTCGACCGCGCCGGTCACGAGGTGGTGTGGTGGACAAGCGGCTTCGACCACTTTAAGCGCAGATTCTTCGACGGCCCACCCGTGGAATCAGTGTGGGAACGGACCCAGATTCGCAAGCTGAAGAGCCGCGGCTACTCGCGAAACATCAGTTGGCGACGCTACCGCGACCACCTCGATCTAGCCAAAAGCCTCACTGAGGACCTGCCGCAAGCGCCACGCCCCGACGTGTTCCTCTGCAGCATTCCGGTGGCCGAGCACGCCGAACAGGTGCTCAAGTTCGCGCAGCCCCACCAGATTCCGGTGGTGCTGGATGCGCGCGATATGTGGCCGGATCTGTTCCTGGAATATGTCGGCGTGCCCTGGTTGCCGCTGGCTAAGCTCGCCCTCAACCGAGCCTTTCGCTCCACGGAAAACGCGTTCAAGCGCGCCACGGGACTGATGGCGCACACCGACCATTTTTTGGAGTGGGCACTGGAATATGCGGGCCGCCCCATGCAGTTCCACGACCGCGTGTTTCCGTTTGGTTACCACGAGGTGCCGCCCGCCGACGAGGAGTTGGCGCGGGCTCGAGCGAACTGGGACCAGCAAGGGATTTTGGCCGGGCCGACCCGCGTGCTTTACTCGGGCCAGCTGATCGACCAGGTGAATATGCTCCCGGTTTGGGCGGCGGCCCGGGCAAATCCGCAGGTGGAGTTCCTCATTTGCGGCGACGGGCAGTCGCGGCGCAAGTTCGAACAACAAGCGCTGGGAATTCCGAATGTCCGGTTCACCGGGTGGATCGGCTTGCCCGATCTGCGCGTGCTCATGGAGCGCTCGCACGCCGGCCTCATGCCCTACGTGCCGCGCTACTCGTTTATGTGTAGCGTGCCCAACAAGGCGAACGAATACATGGCCAACCGCTTGCCGCTCATTTGGAGCATGCCGGCGGGTGAACTGACCGACCTCATCGCTGAGCGCAACATCGGCGTGACTTACAGCGCCAAGGAGCCAAACGCCCTGGCCGCCTATATCGGCGACCTTCACGCCGCTCCCGATGCGTGGCGGCAACGCGGCGAAAACGGCTTTGCCCTGTTCCGCGAACGGTTCCGCGCCGAAGACATCTACCCCGCGATTGTTCGATATTTGGAGGAGTTGGCCTCAAAAAGGTATCCTTAA
- a CDS encoding sugar transferase — translation MAKRLFDIVVSALGLIIFSPILLAVALWVKLDSSGPVFYRGERTGKDDKPFRIFKFRSMVVNADKIGASSTSGDDRRVTRSGKFIRKFKIDELSQFINVLIGDMSMVGPRPEVKKFTDMYTAEEKRILDLRPGITDWASIWNSDEGRILEGLEDADAGYEKYIRPGKIQLQLRYRDNHSVGTDIKILMYTAIRIIKGDFYPKELADFPRLVPVREQLAVVSMPSEAVKS, via the coding sequence ATGGCGAAGCGACTTTTTGACATTGTGGTGAGCGCGTTGGGCCTCATCATTTTCAGCCCCATCCTCCTGGCCGTTGCCCTTTGGGTCAAGCTCGATTCCTCCGGGCCGGTGTTCTACCGCGGCGAGCGAACCGGCAAGGACGACAAGCCATTCCGCATTTTCAAATTCCGCAGCATGGTGGTGAACGCCGACAAGATCGGCGCGAGCTCCACCAGCGGCGACGACCGTCGGGTCACTCGCAGCGGCAAGTTCATCCGCAAGTTTAAAATCGACGAGCTGAGCCAGTTCATCAATGTGCTGATCGGCGACATGAGCATGGTCGGCCCGCGCCCCGAGGTGAAGAAGTTCACCGACATGTACACCGCCGAGGAAAAGCGCATCCTCGATCTGCGCCCCGGCATCACCGACTGGGCTTCGATTTGGAACTCCGACGAAGGACGCATCTTGGAAGGTCTCGAGGACGCCGACGCGGGTTACGAAAAGTACATTCGCCCGGGCAAGATTCAGCTTCAATTGCGATACCGCGACAACCACAGCGTGGGCACCGATATCAAGATCCTGATGTACACCGCGATCCGCATTATCAAGGGCGATTTCTATCCCAAGGAGCTGGCTGACTTCCCGCGCCTCGTGCCCGTCCGCGAGCAACTCGCCGTGGTGAGCATGCCCAGCGAGGCCGTGAAATCGTGA
- a CDS encoding class I SAM-dependent methyltransferase, translating into MSAVLERQESFSTVTELPGKGASPDALLMLATRYAVAGELAPGGDVLEVACGGGMGLGHLLRVSNTVTAGDFDPAMVEVVNKYYEKRLVAQRLDAMNLDFADASFDCVLLLEAIYFVPDAARAVSEAFRVLRPGGKFMIAAPNPLFVSFNAAPYSTKYFSPLEFKKLLEDHGFSAETLCGFPEEGGGLKTKVLNVVRKLAVTFRLIPDTMEGKERIKKLIYGELPPFPNEVVVDPAKVETPVPTDSVGDISKYRVLYAIGTKPLA; encoded by the coding sequence GTGAGCGCCGTTTTGGAACGTCAAGAATCGTTTTCGACCGTGACCGAACTGCCGGGCAAGGGCGCATCGCCCGACGCCTTGCTGATGCTCGCGACCCGCTACGCGGTTGCCGGCGAGCTCGCGCCCGGCGGGGACGTGCTCGAAGTCGCGTGCGGTGGTGGCATGGGCCTGGGACATTTGCTCCGAGTCTCGAACACGGTGACTGCCGGCGACTTCGACCCCGCCATGGTGGAAGTGGTCAACAAGTACTACGAAAAGCGCCTGGTGGCGCAGCGGCTCGACGCCATGAACCTGGACTTTGCCGACGCCAGCTTCGACTGCGTGCTCCTGCTGGAGGCGATTTACTTTGTGCCCGACGCGGCCCGCGCCGTCAGCGAGGCATTTCGCGTGCTGCGGCCCGGCGGCAAGTTCATGATCGCAGCCCCAAACCCGCTGTTTGTCAGCTTCAACGCCGCGCCGTACAGCACTAAATATTTCTCGCCGCTTGAGTTCAAAAAGCTCCTGGAAGACCATGGCTTCTCGGCCGAGACGCTGTGCGGTTTCCCCGAGGAAGGCGGCGGCCTCAAGACCAAGGTGCTCAATGTTGTGCGCAAGCTCGCGGTGACCTTCCGCCTGATTCCCGACACGATGGAAGGCAAGGAGCGGATCAAAAAGCTGATCTACGGAGAGTTGCCGCCCTTCCCGAACGAAGTGGTGGTCGACCCGGCGAAAGTGGAAACGCCAGTGCCGACCGATAGCGTGGGCGATATCAGCAAATATCGCGTGCTCTATGCGATCGGCACCAAGCCGTTAGCGTAG
- a CDS encoding phytase, whose amino-acid sequence MLLGLISVIAIQPVFATEPVGTDADDPAIWVNRHNRSQSLIFGTDKAVDKGGLFAFNLEGKVVQRIENLKYPNNCDVWGNLLVVSERDRNRVIFYSINAKTGALTDVTGDSGVVTKPMGVAFYRRERDGAVFVFVSPKAGDRDGYLAQYRLVQGSDGRYGTKLVRKLGKFSGVDEIESIAVDHDRGLVYYSDEGVANRVYQADPALAGDPFVTGFNTRGMGGDHEGIAVTKDFVFTTDQREGNAQYRVFDRWQTGRMVGTLSIGADSTDGIDATQENLGPRFPEGIFVAMNSKDRNFLIADFREVRRAFPLR is encoded by the coding sequence ATGCTGCTGGGCCTTATTTCTGTCATCGCGATTCAACCGGTCTTCGCCACCGAGCCGGTAGGCACCGACGCCGACGATCCCGCCATTTGGGTGAATCGCCACAACCGCAGTCAGTCGCTGATTTTCGGCACCGATAAGGCGGTGGATAAAGGCGGGTTGTTCGCGTTTAACCTTGAAGGCAAGGTGGTTCAGCGCATCGAGAACCTGAAGTATCCCAACAACTGCGACGTGTGGGGCAACCTGCTGGTGGTCTCCGAGCGCGATCGCAACCGCGTGATTTTCTACTCGATCAATGCCAAGACCGGCGCTCTCACGGATGTCACGGGCGACTCGGGCGTGGTGACCAAACCGATGGGCGTGGCGTTCTACCGCCGCGAGCGCGATGGCGCGGTGTTTGTGTTTGTCAGCCCGAAGGCGGGCGATCGCGATGGCTACCTGGCCCAGTACCGTTTGGTCCAAGGCAGCGATGGCCGCTATGGCACCAAGCTCGTGCGCAAACTCGGCAAGTTCAGCGGTGTGGATGAAATCGAAAGTATCGCCGTAGACCACGACCGCGGCTTGGTTTACTACAGCGACGAAGGCGTGGCCAACCGCGTCTATCAGGCGGACCCCGCCCTCGCCGGCGACCCGTTTGTGACCGGATTCAACACGCGCGGCATGGGCGGCGACCACGAGGGCATCGCGGTGACGAAGGACTTCGTGTTCACCACCGATCAGCGCGAGGGCAACGCTCAGTACCGCGTGTTCGATCGCTGGCAGACCGGGCGCATGGTCGGCACGCTGAGCATTGGTGCGGATTCCACTGACGGCATCGACGCAACCCAGGAAAACCTCGGCCCGAGATTCCCGGAAGGGATCTTCGTCGCGATGAATAGCAAGGACCGCAACTTCCTGATCGCGGATTTCCGCGAGGTGCGGCGCGCGTTCCCGCTACGCTAA